The Halobacterium sp. CBA1132 genome has a segment encoding these proteins:
- a CDS encoding DUF5798 family protein, producing MGFGSTAKKLQKVTDMADKLYERFEKLREQVNDLAGTVEETNGRVAELETELAEQRALVEALAEKEGVDVESVVADAGVGDAGSDGADGND from the coding sequence ATGGGATTCGGTTCGACCGCGAAGAAACTCCAGAAAGTCACTGATATGGCGGACAAGCTCTACGAGCGCTTCGAGAAACTCCGCGAACAGGTCAACGACCTCGCGGGGACCGTCGAGGAAACCAACGGGCGCGTCGCCGAACTAGAGACCGAACTCGCCGAGCAGCGCGCGCTCGTCGAAGCGCTCGCCGAGAAGGAGGGCGTCGACGTCGAGAGCGTCGTCGCTGACGCGGGCGTGGGAGACGCCGGCAGCGACGGTGCGGATGGCAACGACTAA
- a CDS encoding CoA-binding protein, translating into MPVESDTELAEILEYDNVAVVGCSSTPGKDAHDIPQYLRDNGYDVIPVNPYADEIFGRAAYDSLSDVDEQVDVVDVFRPSEEVAGIVDEAIARDDVQAVWTQLGIRDDDAAQRAEEAGLRVVQSKCIKVEHGRLKA; encoded by the coding sequence ATGCCCGTCGAATCAGACACCGAACTCGCGGAGATTCTGGAGTACGACAACGTCGCTGTCGTCGGGTGTTCCTCGACGCCGGGGAAGGACGCCCACGACATCCCTCAGTACCTCCGCGACAACGGCTACGACGTGATTCCCGTGAACCCGTACGCCGACGAAATCTTCGGGCGGGCGGCCTACGACTCGCTGTCCGACGTCGACGAACAGGTGGACGTCGTGGACGTGTTCCGGCCCAGCGAGGAGGTTGCGGGCATCGTCGACGAGGCGATTGCGCGCGACGACGTGCAGGCCGTGTGGACGCAACTCGGCATCCGCGACGACGACGCCGCACAGCGCGCCGAAGAGGCGGGGCTGCGCGTCGTGCAGAGCAAGTGCATCAAAGTCGAGCACGGCCGACTGAAGGCCTGA
- a CDS encoding AIM24 family protein, with the protein MDISTLPQAADTDTDTDGFRKENNRLLGIPVDGSVTIRAGSMVGYTGEFTFTGKASAEGGLTGLVKEAVTSEGTPVMVAEGTGYLYVADRSKKVQILDLDADESLSVNGNDVLAFDANVDYEISTIGNLSGAAAGGLTNVYLTGPGEVAITTHGDPLVINPPVTTDPDATVAWSDGLSPSFSVNKALEIGQTSGESVQMEFSADDGFVVLQPHEEGGQMQ; encoded by the coding sequence ATGGACATCTCGACCCTCCCGCAGGCCGCCGACACGGACACCGACACCGACGGATTCCGCAAAGAGAACAACCGCCTCCTCGGCATCCCCGTCGACGGCAGCGTGACGATTCGCGCCGGCTCGATGGTCGGCTACACCGGCGAGTTCACCTTCACCGGGAAAGCCAGCGCCGAAGGCGGCCTCACGGGGCTCGTCAAGGAAGCAGTGACCAGCGAAGGGACGCCGGTCATGGTCGCGGAGGGCACCGGCTACCTCTACGTCGCCGACCGCAGCAAGAAAGTCCAAATTCTGGACCTCGACGCCGACGAGTCGCTGTCCGTCAACGGCAACGACGTGCTCGCGTTCGACGCGAACGTCGACTACGAAATCAGCACCATCGGGAACCTCTCCGGCGCCGCGGCCGGCGGGCTGACGAACGTCTACCTCACCGGCCCCGGCGAAGTCGCCATCACGACCCACGGCGACCCGCTGGTTATCAATCCGCCCGTGACGACAGACCCCGACGCGACGGTCGCGTGGAGCGACGGCCTCTCGCCGTCGTTCTCCGTGAACAAGGCCCTCGAAATCGGACAGACCTCCGGGGAGTCCGTCCAGATGGAGTTCAGTGCCGACGACGGGTTCGTCGTCCTCCAACCCCACGAGGAAGGCGGCCAGATGCAGTAG
- a CDS encoding PLP-dependent cysteine synthase family protein, with protein MTTHRRPLDSVLETIGETPLVRVHASPDDVPVYAKLESFNPGASVKDRIGEYMLEQMLDSGDLPEGGTIVEPTAGNTGIGFAVAAGQLDVDAVFVVPERFSVEKQQLMRALGADVINTPTEDGMGGAIDRAHELADELDDAVVPQQFSNPLNPEAHYETTGPEISQALDGEVGAVVAGCGTAGTLMGTGRYLREQVPELHVTAVEPKGSLYATTQGRDAEQGEYKTEGIGTHDPSTNELFDPDFVDDIVQIPDEDTHAEMQRLAREEGHLVASSSAANSLAALDVAERAAAGDLDLPHDCVVTVFPDSSERYLSKGVYGSYEEWEG; from the coding sequence ATGACCACCCACCGGAGGCCGCTGGACTCGGTGCTGGAGACAATCGGAGAGACGCCGCTGGTGCGCGTCCACGCATCGCCCGACGACGTCCCGGTGTACGCGAAACTGGAGTCGTTCAACCCCGGGGCGAGCGTGAAAGACCGCATCGGGGAGTACATGCTCGAACAGATGCTCGACTCGGGAGACCTCCCCGAGGGCGGCACCATCGTCGAGCCGACGGCGGGCAACACCGGCATCGGGTTCGCGGTCGCCGCCGGCCAGCTCGACGTGGACGCCGTCTTCGTCGTCCCCGAGCGCTTCAGCGTCGAGAAACAGCAGTTGATGCGCGCGCTCGGCGCCGACGTCATCAACACGCCCACCGAGGACGGCATGGGCGGCGCCATCGACCGCGCCCACGAGCTCGCCGACGAACTGGACGACGCCGTCGTCCCCCAGCAGTTCTCGAACCCGCTGAACCCGGAAGCCCACTACGAGACGACGGGCCCCGAAATCAGCCAGGCGCTCGACGGCGAGGTCGGCGCAGTCGTCGCGGGGTGTGGCACCGCCGGGACGCTGATGGGCACGGGCCGATACCTCCGCGAGCAGGTCCCCGAGTTGCACGTCACGGCCGTCGAGCCAAAGGGCTCGCTGTACGCGACCACGCAGGGACGGGACGCCGAACAGGGCGAGTACAAGACCGAAGGCATCGGCACCCACGACCCCTCGACGAACGAGCTGTTCGACCCCGACTTCGTCGACGACATCGTCCAGATTCCCGACGAGGACACCCACGCGGAGATGCAGCGACTCGCCCGCGAAGAAGGGCACCTCGTCGCGTCCAGTTCCGCCGCGAACTCGCTCGCGGCGCTGGACGTCGCCGAGCGCGCGGCCGCCGGCGACCTCGACCTCCCCCACGACTGCGTGGTCACCGTCTTCCCGGACTCCAGCGAGCGCTACCTCTCGAAGGGCGTCTACGGCAGCTACGAGGAGTGGGAGGGGTGA